CCTTCCATGTTGATGGAGTTCCGAATCTTCCACCGCCGCTTCTAGATAACGTGGTTAACAATCCCTGTATGGTTAACAATCACGACCTGTATGTTATatcttcgtcatcctcCAGGGTTCAAAAGCCTACCACAACGGGCCAGGTTCCACCACCTTTGCTTTGTATGACAGGCTCGGTTTTGACAAAGCGTCACATATTCTACTATGGCGGTTTTGAGATCAAGACTGAAACGACAGTGGATGAACAAACTGGAAAATTCtttctaaaaaaaagagcataCCTACACAATACGGCCTATATTTTAGACGTTGTGACATTTAAGTTTACCAAAGTTGAACTGGTTGCTCAGCCCACTAAGTTCAATGCTTACCCGGCAACAGTTCCCAGGTTCGGCCATGCACAAGTGTCAGTACAGTTGAGCCCGACTACTACTCTAAAATGCGCGGCATGTTCCGCAAGCTCCAGTTCTGAAAGCAAAACCGACGAATCTAAGCCAGAGAATATCGGGGCTTCGTCGCCCATTTCGCAACCTTTGGATCTCAGATCTCAATCTGAGACATCTCTTACTGCAGAAAAGGTTATCAATACAAAGCTCTCGAACTCATTGAATTCAGGAGTTTTTACAGTCATAGTAATGGGGGGCTACCGCCAGATTAACGAAGATGAATATGAAACCCTTAATGACCTTTGGAAGCTGGAAGTCACGGTAACGGCTCGCGGGAAAAGGAATTATTTCAAATTTGCAGACACGGCGCTTGCAACGCCATTCGCAAGGGTCCTTAATGAACATGAGGGAGGCACTTGGCCTGGCGCAAGAGCGTTTCAAGCCTGTGAAGTCTATGATACAGAATTGTTAAAAACGTATTCCTCAAAGCCAAAGCTCCTGGAAAACCTACGGGCAAATTTTTGTATCGAGCCTGAAACTTTGTCTCCAGGCGTAATGAGTCCCGGTGAAAAGGCTCCATCCCTCACACGCCGGTCAGAGTTGTATGAAAACCATCATATTCATGCATATGGGGATTCTACGTGTAGTGGTGCATGGAATCACAAGAGTAACGCAAATACACAATTTACTGGCAAGACCCTTCTTGTTCATGGAGGGTCAGACAAAGAACATGTTTATGGTGACATGTGGTGGTTTGACCTCGATAACGAAGAATGGACTCTTGTCCCAACTTATGTGAAACGCACAGACTCAAAATGTCATTCGAATGAAGTTCAATTGCCTCTTGTAGGGCACACACTGGTCCGTATAGCTTCAAATGCAGTATTGACTGGCGGTCTAAGCCAGGAAGACGTCGACAAGTTATGGTCCAGAAACAAAACTCAGAGCGATCCAAACCCCGCTTTGCCACCTTCATTAACAGGTGCCTTGCATCTGTTAGACCTCAGTTCTCTCGTATTGAAACCGTTTTTACTTGGGACAGATCCCAATGAGATACAAAGGGCTAGAAATATAGGATGGCCCGAAGTTCTTCGCTTCATATGTGCCCCTGGCATGCATAAAAACGGTTTCGTTTATTTAGTGGGTGGAATGATGTTTAATATAAGCAAGGTCGAAGAGTTATACCTGCGAGGGACAATGACGGTCTTTATTTTGCCTATCATAACGACACCGAAAGTTGTCACTATTTGATCATTACTATGGTCGCTGACTGCATTATGCTTAAGAAAA
This is a stretch of genomic DNA from Lachancea thermotolerans CBS 6340 chromosome D complete sequence. It encodes these proteins:
- the GPB1 gene encoding Gpb1p (weakly similar to uniprot|Q08886 Saccharomyces cerevisiae YOR371C GPB1 Proposed beta subunit of the heterotrimeric G protein that interacts with the receptor Grp1p has signaling role in response to nutrients involved in regulation of pseudohyphal growth through cAMP levels homolog of Gpb2p), with the protein product MQSGVSSFSGSSDNSQLSLNLQNNAPVAGNYGVPVWTKDHYKSQYKAPPYLSNYVPGLRDASAQVSAERRKLDNEKALIAYYSSKIHVSRHDSIISGCSNPSVGSDNSRRSARMKHALKSTHKTFGDHGSPLRCAHDESKYSPEVFSKGYLNYCSKLPLPVLESTKLLKRHNMWIPMTRWDIRDKNSESEGPSLSHHDGNKEEDSRLFTDVKIHPADYPSNQNTFVGSMTIPPLFGEMKLPPFAYQCTVDLDDNIYTLGGLTSSYLYSDEAPDLSSFHVDGVPNLPPPLLDNVVNNPCMVNNHDLYVISSSSSRVQKPTTTGQVPPPLLCMTGSVLTKRHIFYYGGFEIKTETTVDEQTGKFFLKKRAYLHNTAYILDVVTFKFTKVELVAQPTKFNAYPATVPRFGHAQVSVQLSPTTTLKCAACSASSSSESKTDESKPENIGASSPISQPLDLRSQSETSLTAEKVINTKLSNSLNSGVFTVIVMGGYRQINEDEYETLNDLWKLEVTVTARGKRNYFKFADTALATPFARVLNEHEGGTWPGARAFQACEVYDTELLKTYSSKPKLLENLRANFCIEPETLSPGVMSPGEKAPSLTRRSELYENHHIHAYGDSTCSGAWNHKSNANTQFTGKTLLVHGGSDKEHVYGDMWWFDLDNEEWTLVPTYVKRTDSKCHSNEVQLPLVGHTLVRIASNAVLTGGLSQEDVDKLWSRNKTQSDPNPALPPSLTGALHLLDLSSLVLKPFLLGTDPNEIQRARNIGWPEVLRFICAPGMHKNGFVYLVGGMMFNISKVEELYLRGTMTVFILPIITTPKVVTI